A single window of Vibrio sp. HB236076 DNA harbors:
- the gshA gene encoding glutamate--cysteine ligase, which produces MTNFSDKLGLIAQQSEALTQLGRGVERETLRYDANGHLSLTSHPENLGSAYTNQYITTDFSESLLEFITPVSSSIPDLMAQLSDIHHFTQSQLGSEKMWPLSMPCYIQDEQAIPLAQYGTSNGAKMKTLYREGLKRRYGSLMQVISGVHFNFSFPESFWDALWGEQSEQQRQESKSAAYFGLIRNYYRFGWLIPYLFGASPALCSSFVKGREGEFDLQSLGETRFLPYATSLRLSDLGYTNSAQSALKIGFNSIEEYLSGLDQAIRTPSEEFAKIGIKEGGEYRQLNSNVLQIENELYAPIRPKRVAKNGEKPSQSLKRGGVEYIEVRSLDVNPFSPVGLSEDQVRFLDLFLTWAVLSDSSPMTDSELECWRSNWRKVVVEGRKPDLMLKIGCDGEQLTLNTWAHRVFDELEMIAVEMDRLQEGHDYQEVCQRLRTWIDDPSQTLSAKLLDMILQQGGLGAVGCQLGQQYQQDNLQHTMTFYTPEQMKEEVSRSWQELANIEAQSNLPFDDFLADYFQYLRQ; this is translated from the coding sequence TTGACAAATTTTTCAGATAAACTTGGTCTTATCGCCCAGCAGTCAGAAGCACTAACTCAGTTAGGGCGTGGCGTTGAAAGAGAAACGTTGCGATATGATGCAAACGGCCATTTGTCTTTGACTTCTCACCCTGAAAACCTAGGCTCAGCTTATACCAATCAATATATTACGACAGATTTTTCCGAGTCATTATTAGAGTTTATTACTCCAGTAAGCAGTAGTATTCCCGATTTGATGGCTCAATTGAGCGATATTCATCACTTCACTCAATCACAACTTGGCAGCGAAAAAATGTGGCCGCTGTCGATGCCTTGCTATATTCAAGATGAGCAAGCGATTCCCCTTGCGCAATACGGCACCTCAAATGGCGCTAAAATGAAAACATTGTACCGAGAGGGACTCAAGCGTCGCTATGGTAGTTTGATGCAAGTCATTTCAGGGGTGCACTTTAATTTTTCTTTTCCTGAGTCATTTTGGGATGCGCTTTGGGGTGAGCAAAGTGAACAGCAAAGGCAAGAGTCTAAATCAGCGGCTTATTTTGGTTTGATCCGAAATTACTATCGCTTTGGTTGGCTGATCCCTTATTTATTTGGTGCCTCACCGGCATTGTGCTCATCCTTTGTCAAAGGAAGAGAGGGAGAATTCGATTTACAATCACTAGGTGAAACGCGTTTCTTGCCTTACGCGACTTCTTTGCGTTTAAGCGATTTAGGTTATACAAATAGCGCTCAGAGTGCACTGAAAATTGGTTTTAATTCTATTGAAGAGTACCTATCTGGATTAGATCAAGCGATTCGTACCCCCTCTGAAGAATTTGCCAAGATAGGAATTAAAGAAGGCGGCGAATACCGTCAGCTCAACAGTAACGTGTTACAAATAGAAAACGAGCTCTATGCGCCAATTCGTCCTAAACGCGTCGCTAAAAATGGTGAAAAACCATCGCAATCACTCAAGCGTGGTGGTGTTGAATACATCGAAGTTCGCTCGTTAGATGTCAACCCATTTAGTCCAGTCGGCTTAAGTGAAGATCAAGTGCGCTTTTTAGACCTATTTTTAACCTGGGCGGTCTTGTCTGATTCAAGTCCGATGACAGACAGTGAGTTGGAGTGTTGGCGTAGCAACTGGCGTAAAGTGGTTGTTGAAGGCCGCAAACCAGACTTGATGTTAAAAATTGGTTGTGACGGTGAGCAGTTGACTTTAAACACCTGGGCACACCGAGTCTTTGATGAGCTTGAAATGATTGCGGTAGAGATGGACCGTCTCCAAGAGGGGCACGACTATCAAGAGGTTTGTCAGCGTCTACGCACTTGGATTGATGACCCGAGCCAAACCCTATCCGCCAAGTTGCTCGATATGATTTTACAACAAGGTGGACTAGGTGCTGTCGGGTGTCAATTAGGCCAGCAATACCAGCAAGATAACTTGCAACATACCATGACATTTTACACCCCAGAGCAGATGAAAGAGGAAGTATCTCGGTCTTGGCAAGAGTTAGCCAATATAGAAGCTCAGTCCAACCTCCCGTTTGACGACTTCTTAGCCGATTACTTTCAGTATTTGAGGCAATAG
- a CDS encoding YqaA family protein has protein sequence MLDELAQWWPWSPLVWLFVSGFLSSTLLPGGSELSLWVLLGNDDYSVLSLLLVATSGNTLGGMVNYLIGYFFPYSHQKTKASRAWDWVHRYGVWSLLLSWLPLVGDPLCLIAGWLRLPVFYSVIAIALGKAMRYGVIIASY, from the coding sequence ATGCTGGATGAATTGGCTCAGTGGTGGCCTTGGTCACCATTGGTGTGGCTATTTGTCAGTGGTTTTTTGAGCTCTACCTTGCTACCTGGCGGCTCTGAATTATCGCTTTGGGTCTTACTTGGCAATGATGATTATTCTGTTCTATCGTTATTACTGGTGGCGACATCGGGTAATACGTTAGGTGGGATGGTCAATTATCTTATCGGTTACTTTTTTCCTTATTCCCATCAGAAGACCAAGGCATCCCGTGCCTGGGATTGGGTACATCGCTATGGTGTCTGGAGTCTATTACTGAGTTGGTTGCCCCTAGTCGGTGACCCTTTGTGCTTGATCGCTGGGTGGTTGCGCTTACCGGTATTCTATAGCGTTATTGCTATCGCACTCGGCAAAGCAATGCGCTATGGTGTCATTATTGCCAGTTATTAG
- a CDS encoding NADP-dependent oxidoreductase, whose product MVNKQIMITEFGDADVLSIQESDVPSPSTGEVLIKVAFAGVNPIDVKTRAGLGWAAEQNRDKLPWVPGYDVSGTVLELGDGCQRFQINDNVAGFIGFPLQGGGYSQYLCVPEQALSRVPDAVTLEAACVLPLAGQTAGQALTKAQVKEGDQVLILAGAGGVGHLALQIAIAAKAEVYTTCSESNLDYLSTLGAHAINYQFAPVSERLENIDVLIDLVGGDVALDALKCLNDQARVVTVPTLSANLICEKAQLLGFEANGMLVEPDPQQLDTLLYMVSVGLLKTEIQHIYSYQEAVIAHQAIETGHTRGKILLAMQD is encoded by the coding sequence ATGGTAAATAAACAGATAATGATCACTGAGTTTGGTGATGCGGATGTTTTGTCAATTCAAGAGAGTGATGTTCCATCTCCCTCTACTGGTGAAGTCTTGATCAAAGTGGCGTTTGCCGGAGTGAATCCCATTGACGTTAAAACCCGTGCAGGCTTAGGTTGGGCGGCGGAGCAGAACCGAGATAAGCTACCTTGGGTTCCGGGTTACGACGTATCGGGAACGGTGCTAGAGCTTGGTGACGGTTGTCAGCGCTTTCAAATCAATGACAATGTTGCGGGCTTTATCGGTTTTCCCTTACAAGGTGGCGGTTACAGCCAGTACCTGTGTGTACCAGAACAAGCTTTAAGCCGAGTTCCCGATGCGGTCACTCTAGAAGCCGCTTGTGTATTGCCATTGGCCGGACAAACAGCAGGGCAAGCGCTGACCAAAGCGCAAGTTAAAGAAGGCGATCAGGTGTTGATCTTAGCCGGGGCGGGTGGCGTTGGTCATTTGGCGTTGCAAATTGCCATTGCGGCTAAAGCGGAAGTCTACACCACGTGCAGTGAATCCAATCTTGATTACTTATCAACCCTAGGCGCTCATGCGATCAATTATCAATTTGCCCCGGTTTCAGAACGGCTTGAAAACATCGATGTCTTAATCGACTTGGTTGGCGGTGACGTGGCATTAGATGCGTTAAAATGCCTTAATGATCAAGCAAGGGTTGTCACGGTTCCGACTTTAAGTGCTAATCTTATTTGTGAAAAAGCCCAGCTTCTTGGCTTTGAAGCGAACGGAATGCTCGTTGAGCCGGATCCTCAGCAACTTGATACTTTGCTGTATATGGTCAGTGTTGGGCTACTCAAAACTGAAATTCAACATATATATTCCTATCAAGAAGCGGTTATTGCCCATCAAGCGATCGAAACGGGTCACACCCGAGGTAAGATCTTACTGGCCATGCAAGATTAA